From bacterium:
AGCGGCGCGGGGACCACGCTCGCGGTCATCGGCGACCTGTCCAAAGTGTACGTCCGCGGATTTGTGGATGAAAGCGACGTGGGAAAGGTGACGCTTGGAATGCCCGCCGAGGTCAGCATCAACAGCTACGCGGGCCGTACGTTCAGCGGAAAGGTCGCGAAAATATACCCGCAGGCGACCGTCAACCAGAATGTTACGACGTTCCAGGTGGATGTCGAGCTCGACCAGGGTCAGTTCATTACACGCCAGACTGCGCCGGAAAAACTATCCGGCTCAAATCCTGCGATAGCGAAGCCGTATATCGGAGTCGAAGGCGAGACTGGAGATTCGGCGGAAAGCGATGCCGCATCCGCAACCGGAAAGGACGGCGGCGATGCGAAGGATGCATCCGGCAAAAATCCGAATTCGGGCGGAGAGACAAAAAAAACCGAACCGGAAAAAACGGGCGCTAAGGCGTCCGATGAAGTGCAGTCCAGCCAAAAGCAATCATCCGAGGCTGCGCAGGCAAAGCCCCCAGCAAATGGAGCCGGTACACCCGGAAGCCAGTGGAGCGGAAAGCGGAACAACAGGCGGGGCGGCGGAGCGGCAACGTCCGGCCCGGTGGAAATCAGAATCGGAATGACAGCCGATGTGGAAATAATCATCAAGGAAGTGCCGGACGCGCTCACGATTCCGGTTTCTTACGTCAACTTCCGCGCGCGCGAGCCGGAGGTAAATGTAAAGAAACCGGATTCAAAAAAGGAAGACGACTACGAAGTCAGAGCCGTCAAGCTCGGATTCAGCGACGGCGTAAACATCGTGGTCGAGGAAGGCCTTACTGAAGGAGACGTAATCCTCCGCCTGCCTAAGGAAGAGAAAGACATTCCGGGCAGGAGAAGGTTCTAGCGGAGGCGGGCGGCCATGAACCCGATAATCACATTGAGAATGGCAATGCGGGCGCTGAATGCGAACGCGTTGCGCACCATTCTTTCGGTTACGGGCATAGTCATTGGCGTGGGATGCGTCGTCGCGCTGATGGCGATCGGCGAGGGTCAGAAGCGGGAGACGATGGCGATATTCGAGCGGCTGGGGTCGAATCGCGTTAACGTAATGGCGTCTTGGGGCAGGCGGGGCGGCGCAAACATCCCGAATTTCCGGCCTATCGCGTTCGATTGGCGCGATTACCAGACTCTTTTGTCCGAATCGCGAACGATCAAGGAAATTTCCCCGACGAACGACACATCGGGTCAAGTCAAGTATTTGAACAACGTGATAAACGCGCGCATAACCGGCGTAATTCCGGCGTACTTTTCCGCCGAAAACTTCACCCTGTTCGAAGGCAGATTGATTACAGACGAGGACGTCGCCACCGCCGCGCGTGTGGCGGTTCTCGGAAGCAAAACCTCCGAAGATTTGTTCGGCACCCGCTCCCCAGTAGGCGAAGTTATAAAGATCAACGGCAAGCAGTTCGTAGTCGTCGGATTGCTCGAAGAAAAAGGGCAGTTCGCGTGGTACAACCCTGACGAGCAGCTCGTCGTCCCGCTCACTACGCTCCAGAAGCGGCTGACTGGCAACAAGGAAATAGACGAATTCGTGCTCAAAACCTGGAATCTGGACGACACAACCGAAGCCGAGCGCGAGGCGACGGAAATACTTTCCCGGCTGCACAATGTTCCATTCGGCCAGGAGGAGGACTACATCCGCGTTTTCAACACCGGCGAGATGCAGAAGGAGCGGGAGCGCTCGGCGCACGTCATCAAAGTGTTCCTGTCGGTCGTCAGCGGGCTGACGCTTTTCATCGGCGGCGTCGGCATCATGAATATCATGCTCGTCACAGTCACCGAGCGCACAAGGGAGATCGGCATACGAAAGGCGCTTGGCGCGACCCGCGCAAACATAATCGGCCAGTTCCTCACCGAGACGCTGCTCATCTGTCTAGGAGGCGCGATTGTCGGAATCGGCCTTGGCGTGCTCGCGGCGAAAGGGCTTGGCAAGCTTCCGGAGGACGTGCAGTTCCCGGTGCCGATAATGCAAACGGAGTTCATCTTCCTCGCCGCGGGAGTGTCTGTCGCGGTCGCGCTCGTGT
This genomic window contains:
- a CDS encoding efflux RND transporter periplasmic adaptor subunit, with the translated sequence MARLFPVIAAVSCLFAAALLASCAKEEKEKPEEYTVKLGQIRDSVICDGTIEPVTSVEVKSNASGVVEYRAFNIGDLVREGDVLFRLDKRQIEEQVTQARARLKSAKAQLALAKKSQTPRELVQLENAVAQAEFDLADAEERYNRIKELHEKDFATQQELDDAAATLERAKLKLELAQKNLRESNAGGTKEEVEMAEAAVTLAQADLSNALEELRYTTITAPMTGVILAQDVEVGDTVTSATRGSGAGTTLAVIGDLSKVYVRGFVDESDVGKVTLGMPAEVSINSYAGRTFSGKVAKIYPQATVNQNVTTFQVDVELDQGQFITRQTAPEKLSGSNPAIAKPYIGVEGETGDSAESDAASATGKDGGDAKDASGKNPNSGGETKKTEPEKTGAKASDEVQSSQKQSSEAAQAKPPANGAGTPGSQWSGKRNNRRGGGAATSGPVEIRIGMTADVEIIIKEVPDALTIPVSYVNFRAREPEVNVKKPDSKKEDDYEVRAVKLGFSDGVNIVVEEGLTEGDVILRLPKEEKDIPGRRRF
- a CDS encoding ABC transporter permease — encoded protein: MNPIITLRMAMRALNANALRTILSVTGIVIGVGCVVALMAIGEGQKRETMAIFERLGSNRVNVMASWGRRGGANIPNFRPIAFDWRDYQTLLSESRTIKEISPTNDTSGQVKYLNNVINARITGVIPAYFSAENFTLFEGRLITDEDVATAARVAVLGSKTSEDLFGTRSPVGEVIKINGKQFVVVGLLEEKGQFAWYNPDEQLVVPLTTLQKRLTGNKEIDEFVLKTWNLDDTTEAEREATEILSRLHNVPFGQEEDYIRVFNTGEMQKERERSAHVIKVFLSVVSGLTLFIGGVGIMNIMLVTVTERTREIGIRKALGATRANIIGQFLTETLLICLGGAIVGIGLGVLAAKGLGKLPEDVQFPVPIMQTEFIFLAAGVSVAVALVFGIFPAMRAASLDPIDALKYE